In Microbulbifer sp. GL-2, the following are encoded in one genomic region:
- a CDS encoding DSD1 family PLP-dependent enzyme, translating into MDSKRRKLLLGGLALGTVAAVPLLRPKALGQGGHNNYFKSVSGALHRAGLSGPTMVVDLERLKKNANTLSAHLQGHYDFRVVAKSLPALGLLEAVTRQTQTQRTMVFHLPFLRQLAQAQPQTDILLGKPFPITAARDFYTNLPNSSFDASKQLQWLIDSPRRLQQYAELANSFGQSLRINIELDVGLHRGGVPDDQVLSEMLNIIQRESRLELAGFMGYDAHAAKMPGILGGPEKAIDRGLDIYSQRLAQAKLQLGAAFPSKPTLNGAGSPTYQLYKSRIHTAPCNELAAGSCLVKPADFDIPTLSDHIPAAFIASPVLKKLPYTQIPGIESLTSTMRWLNPNRAQTFFIAGGYWKATPESPVGLSINPIYGRSTNQEMLNASAKVTLKEDDWIFMRPTQSESVFLQFGDVAVYEQGEIVDRWPVLSNS; encoded by the coding sequence TTGGATAGCAAACGCCGCAAACTGTTACTCGGGGGCTTGGCCCTAGGGACCGTCGCGGCAGTACCCTTGTTGCGGCCAAAAGCCTTGGGGCAGGGTGGGCACAATAACTATTTCAAATCTGTTTCCGGAGCCCTGCACCGAGCTGGTTTATCGGGTCCGACCATGGTCGTCGATCTAGAGCGCCTAAAGAAAAACGCCAATACTTTGTCTGCCCATCTTCAGGGCCATTATGATTTTCGTGTTGTTGCAAAATCATTACCTGCGTTGGGCCTATTGGAAGCTGTGACCAGGCAAACCCAAACACAGCGAACTATGGTCTTCCATTTGCCATTCTTACGGCAGCTCGCACAGGCGCAGCCACAGACTGACATCCTCCTGGGTAAACCCTTTCCGATTACTGCTGCAAGGGATTTTTATACTAACTTACCGAATAGTAGCTTTGACGCCAGCAAGCAGTTGCAGTGGTTGATCGATAGTCCCCGCCGTTTGCAACAGTACGCTGAGCTGGCCAATAGTTTTGGGCAGTCACTTCGTATCAATATAGAGCTGGATGTCGGCCTGCACAGGGGAGGGGTCCCTGATGATCAGGTCCTTTCTGAGATGCTTAATATCATCCAGCGAGAGTCGAGATTGGAACTGGCCGGTTTTATGGGCTATGACGCCCATGCCGCTAAAATGCCGGGTATCCTTGGTGGCCCGGAGAAAGCGATAGATCGAGGACTTGATATCTATTCCCAGCGATTGGCACAGGCGAAGCTGCAGCTGGGCGCTGCATTTCCCTCAAAGCCCACGTTAAACGGAGCTGGAAGCCCCACTTATCAGTTGTATAAGTCTCGAATACATACTGCTCCCTGTAATGAACTTGCGGCAGGCTCCTGCCTGGTCAAGCCTGCGGATTTCGATATTCCCACATTGTCAGATCACATTCCTGCGGCATTTATCGCCAGCCCAGTACTTAAAAAGTTGCCTTATACCCAGATACCGGGAATAGAGAGCCTTACCAGCACTATGCGCTGGCTGAACCCTAATCGTGCCCAAACCTTCTTTATTGCCGGAGGCTACTGGAAAGCCACTCCAGAATCACCTGTTGGCCTTTCCATTAATCCCATCTATGGCCGCTCGACTAATCAGGAGATGTTAAATGCTTCTGCTAAGGTGACCTTGAAGGAAGATGATTGGATCTTCATGCGTCCAACTCAAAGTGAGTCGGTTTTCCTTCAGTTTGGAGATGTTGCTGTGTATGAGCAGGGAGAGATTGTGGATCGTTGGCCAGTATTGAGTAACAGCTAA